TCTCGCATCTTTAAGTAACGCAATATGTCTAGAATTAGAAACATAAGTCATATCTTGTGATTGTACTTGTCCTCCAAAGAATAGCTCTGAAATCTTCTGTTCAAGCTCTTCAATACCTTGTTGTTCAACCATAGATGTTTGAACGAGTGGATGATCACCAATCATGTTTTTGACTTCTTCCAAATCAAGTTGTTGTTCTAAATCCATCTTGTTAATAATAACAATGACATCTTCGTCTTTAATCACATCAAACAATTGGTAATCACTTTCTGTTAATGCTTCATTATAATTAAGTACGAATAATATTAAATCTGCTTCTGACAATGCTTTTCTGGATCGTTCGACACCGATTTTTTCAACGATATCTTCTGTTTCACGAATCCCTGCTGTGTCTACAAGTCTTAACGGTACGCCTCTTACATTAACATACTCTTCTAGTACATCTCTTGTTGTACCGGCTACTTCAGTAACGATTGCTTTATTATCTTGGATTAAATTGTTGAGCATCGAGCTTTTTCCGACATTTGGTTTACCTACAATAACAGTAGATAATCCTTCTCTCATAATTTTACCTTGTTGTCCTGTTTTTAATAATTGATCGATTTCATGTTCAATATGTCTAGATTCTTTTAATAAAAACTGTGTTGTTGCTTCTTCAACATCATCGTATTCCGGGTAATCAATATTCACTTCTACTTGAGCAAGTATTTCAAGAATAGATTGTCTGAGCCCTTTAATTAGACTACTTAGACGCCCTTCCATCTGCCCTAAGGCTACCTTCGATGCGCGTTCCGTCTTAGATCTTATGAAATCCATAACCGCTTCTGCTTGTGATAAGTCAATACGACCATGTAAGAAAGCACGTTTTGTAAATTCACCTGGTTCAGCCATTCTAGCACCATTCGATAATGTTAATTCAAGTACACGATTAACTGTAACTAGTCCACCATGACAGTTAATTTCGACAATATCTTCTCTTGTAAATGTCTTCGGTGCTTTCATAACTGCGACCATTACTTCTTCAACAACTTCTTCTGATTCTGGATCAATGATATGTCCATAATTAATCGTATGTGATGCCACTTCGTCGAGTTGTTTTTTTCCTTTATATATACGATTTGCAATATTCAAGGCATCCGGGCCACTTAATCGTACGATTGCAATTGCGCCTTCACCCATAGGCGTTGAGATACTTGTAATTGTATCTAGTTCCATGATATTCTCCTCCACCATTAATAGCTATTCTATTGATTGTAAATGGTTTTGTTCAATTTTTCGAATATATTGTCCGAAAAAATGCGGAGCGAGATGACTCACTCCGACTATTACACTTTATATTTAATGACTAAATATCGATGTGGCTCTCTTCCTTCAGAGTATGTTTCGATATTTTCAATCTTACTAACTGCTTGATGCATTATTTTGCGTTCAAAGTTTGGCATTGGTTCTAATTTAACTGGTCTTTTTGTCTGAATTGCTTTTTTAGCCATGTTTTGTGCCAATTGTTCCAAAGTTTCTTTACGCTTCTCTCTATAAGATTCGATATCTAATATGAGCGAATAATAACCTTTCACGAATTGATGCATATAGTTTTGGCCAACGACTTGTAATGCATTTAAAATTTGTCCGCGTTTTCCTATTATAAAAGCAGCTTTACTAGAAGTCATATTGATATAAATCGTATTCGACTTAATTTCATATGATCCATCTACATCAATATCCATTTCTTTAATTATATTTAACACGTATTCTAAAGTACGGTTTGCAACTTCATTTAATGAATCCTTCTTCTGAAGTCTTTGTTGATTTTCTTCATCTTCTGTTTGAATATCATCTTGTGTTGTCTCTTGCTTGGTTACTTGAGCT
The Mammaliicoccus sp. Dog046 genome window above contains:
- the mnmE gene encoding tRNA uridine-5-carboxymethylaminomethyl(34) synthesis GTPase MnmE, with the translated sequence MELDTITSISTPMGEGAIAIVRLSGPDALNIANRIYKGKKQLDEVASHTINYGHIIDPESEEVVEEVMVAVMKAPKTFTREDIVEINCHGGLVTVNRVLELTLSNGARMAEPGEFTKRAFLHGRIDLSQAEAVMDFIRSKTERASKVALGQMEGRLSSLIKGLRQSILEILAQVEVNIDYPEYDDVEEATTQFLLKESRHIEHEIDQLLKTGQQGKIMREGLSTVIVGKPNVGKSSMLNNLIQDNKAIVTEVAGTTRDVLEEYVNVRGVPLRLVDTAGIRETEDIVEKIGVERSRKALSEADLILFVLNYNEALTESDYQLFDVIKDEDVIVIINKMDLEQQLDLEEVKNMIGDHPLVQTSMVEQQGIEELEQKISELFFGGQVQSQDMTYVSNSRHIALLKDARTSINDAIQSAEDAVPIDIVQIDLIKTWELLGEVIGEEASDSLIDQLFSQFCLGK
- the jag gene encoding RNA-binding cell elongation regulator Jag/EloR — protein: MLKSRYEGQSVEQALQQGLEDLNVQEKQVRIDVINEGRKGVFGFMKQDAQIELTVIDPELKQFESIEALKERHQEAQSENINNVNSKTEAPAQVTKQETTQDDIQTEDEENQQRLQKKDSLNEVANRTLEYVLNIIKEMDIDVDGSYEIKSNTIYINMTSSKAAFIIGKRGQILNALQVVGQNYMHQFVKGYYSLILDIESYREKRKETLEQLAQNMAKKAIQTKRPVKLEPMPNFERKIMHQAVSKIENIETYSEGREPHRYLVIKYKV